One region of Armigeres subalbatus isolate Guangzhou_Male chromosome 3, GZ_Asu_2, whole genome shotgun sequence genomic DNA includes:
- the LOC134219405 gene encoding uncharacterized protein LOC134219405, which produces MSDLQKLLTRRNALLIQMRGELSVADAVKERNPSRSEVRDRLNQLKELAVSFRETQGIIEETQENPEVIASVHDVREEFFGMFYRAKDIFEGYLDIDDIESSASQQTNAQTADWKEALHLLIETQRKLLIDQASTTKAVQHLSQLSSGAIPSGGQVSNGLPQINVRLPAINIQPFGGDRRYWMTFKDIYISTIHNRGDISDALKMQYLFSYLEGDAKRLVSKYTISGANYQNAWSTLANHFDKKRYTVFSLVHEFLSQSPITQANSQSLSRLVTTSDEIIQQMDALGPEFTGRDPWLIHLILEKLDKETRTSWSHEVVDTDDPTFNDLLEFLKKRSEVLETCSAFATKTASDPKKETTKPAPTKFKALHTVVEKKCAKCSSEHRIYQCEQFKNMSVKDRRDLVQKAKLCFNCICPSHSVKSCSSKSVCHKAECKQRNRTMLCPVVKKIEEQEVKNVEVNVTATEVPARDEDTVVTLAVVVDKEEKQCFSVLCTAITSLVTEAFVRKLKLPRRNGKLVVNGLGHQEMGTTRGLVSLRIASRFNNNVVLTTEAYILGKLTTTIPSQRFNCSNMKLLNNLGELADPQFNRPSAIDIILGADVFLALLEGGQVKNESGHTVAQRTVFGWIVAGQYDASGTTQSNHTIVNLHVETDLNRTLQQFWEQEEIFKPPSLTLPEQQVIEHFNSTLQRDETGRFIVRLPFDDSKPALGDSLAVAVKRLKSIERRFTLDPEFKRQYTSFMHEYMELGHMEEVPSNQVERPSSECFYLPHHAVIKNDSLTTKLRVVFDASCASSSGVSLNDRLLAGPNNNSDLFEVSLRFRSHRVAFFADVTKMYRQVLVHPMDRDFQRIVFREEPDQPIRHYRLCTVTYVEAIKRNFYVDDFLSGAEDEEKAIQLKNQVVEILSSAGFELRKWSSNNRNLLPNNDNDKATPVPVKMLNDSETVKALGINWYPSEDKYGFKVNFSPFNVNTKRQMISDSAPAVGASNG; this is translated from the exons ATGTCGGACCTACAGAAACTACTGACCCGGCGGAACGCCCTACTAATTCAGATGAGAGGAGAGCTTTCAGTCGCAGACGCTGTCAAGGAGCGGAACCCTTCCCGAAGTGAGGTTAGGGACCGACTGAACCAGCTGAAGGAGCTTGCGGTCAGCTTCCGAGAGACACAAGGGATCATCGAGGAAACACAGGAAAATCCAGAAGTTATTGCATCTGTCCACGACGTGCGGGAAGAATTCTTCGGGATGTTTTATCGAGCAAAGGATATTTTCGAAGGTTATCTTGACATTGATGATATCGAGTCGTCAGCTAGTCAGCAAACCAATGCGCAGACGGCGGATTGGAAGGAGGCATTGCATTTGCTAATCGAGACGCAGCGGAAACTTTTGATCGACCAAGCTTCGACGACAAAAGCTGTGCAGCATTTGTCACAGTTATCGAGTGGCGCTATTCCCAGCGGAGGTCAGGTTTCAAATGGCTTACCCCAGATCAATGTTCGATTGCCTGCTATCAATATTCAACCATTTGGTGGTGATCGGAGATATTGGATGACGTTCAAGGATATCTATATTTCTACGATCCACAATCGAGGAGACATATCCGATGCATTAAAAATGCAGTACCTCTTTTCATACCTCGAAGGAGACGCTAAGAGATTAGTCAGCAAATACACTATCTCTGGTGCTAACTACCAAAATGCATGGAGTACTCTTGCCAACCACTTCGACAAAAAGCGATACACGGTGTTTTCGTTGGTGCATGAGTTCCTGTCCCAATCGCCAATAACTCAAGCAAATTCGCAGTCACTGAGCAGGCTAGTTACCACATCCGATGAAATCATTCAGCAAATGGACGCATTGGGTCCCGAGTTCACAGGGCGGGATCCGTGGTTAATCCACCTCATTTTAGAGAAACTGGACAAGGAGACACGAACGAGTTGGTCACATGAAGTCGTCGACACCGATGATCCCACCTTCAATGATTTGCTGGAGTTCCTTAAAAAGCGCAGCGAGGTGCTGGAAACGTGTTCTGCATTTGCAACCAAAACAGCAAGCGACCCAAAGAAAGAGACAACCAAACCGGCTCCAACAAAGTTTAAGGCGCTGCATACTGTTGTGGAGAAAAAGTGCGCGAAGTGCTCCAGTGAGCATAGAATATATCAGTGCGAACAGTTCAAAAATATGAGTGTAAAAGACCGACGTGATTTAGTGCAAAAGGCCAAACTATGCTTCAATTGTATATGTCCATCACACTCAGTAAAATCGTGCTCGTCGAAGTCGGTTTGCCATAAGGCGGAATGCAAACAGCGGAATCGCACAATGTTGTGCCCCGTAGTAAAGAAGATCGAAGAACAAGAAGTGAAGAATGTGGAAGTCAACGTTACGGCAACGGAAGTTCCCGCAAGGGATGAAGATACCGTTGTGACCTTGGCAGTTGTAGTGGATAAAGAGGAGAAGCAATGTTTTTCAGTGCTATGTACCGCAATA ACATCATTGGTAACCGAAGCCTTTGTTCGGAAGCTGAAGTTACCTCGCCGGAATGGGAAGCTCGTCGTGAACGGTCTTGGCCATCAGGAAATGGGAACAACGCGTGGGTTGGTTTCTTTGCGCATAGCATCTCGGTTCAACAACAACGTAGTCCTGACCACCGAAGCCTACATTCTTGGGAAATTGACCACCACAATCCCATCTCAGCGGTTCAACTGTTCCAATATGAAGCTTCTCAACAATCTAGGAGAATTGGCGGACCCGCAATTCAACCGACCAAGTGCAATAGATATCATACTAGGGGCTGACGTTTTTCTAGCTCTTCTAGAGGGAGGACAAGTGAAGAACGAAAGTGGCCATACAGTGGCCCAACGTACAGTGTTCGGATGGATTGTCGCTGGACAGTACGATGCATCAGGAACCACACAAAGTAACCACACCATTGTGAACCTGCATGTTGAAACGGATCTAAACCGGACCTTGCAGCAGTTCTGGGAGCAGGAGGAGATTTTCAAGCCACCATCGCTTACTCTTCCTGAGCAGCAGGTCATTGAACACTTCAATTCGACCTTGCAACGCGATGAAACAGGGCGCTTTATCGTCAGACTTCCGTTTGATGATTCGAAGCCGGCGCTCGGCGATTCTCTTGCCGTAGCCGTAAAAAGACTGAAATCCATCGAGAGACGATTTACACTCGATCCGGAGTTCAAACGTCAGTATACATCGTTCATGCACGAATACATGGAACTCGGCCACATGGAAGAGGTTCCATCCAATCAAGTGGAACGACCCAGCAGCGAGTGTTTTTATCTGCCGCACCACGCCGTTATCAAAAATGACAGTTTGACAACAAAATTACGTGTCGTTTTCGACGCCTCCTGTGCATCATCATCGGGAGTCTCGCTGAACGATAGACTATTGGCGGGACCAAACAACAACTCTGACCTTTTTGAAGTATCTTTGCGGTTCCGTTCTCACCGAGTAGCCTTTTTTGCAGATGTCACCAAAATGTATCGCCAAGTTTTGGTACATCCAATGGACCGTGACTTCCAACGCATCGTTTTCCGCGAGGAACCGGATCAGCCAATCAGACACTACCGGCTGTGTACTGTAACATACG TAGAGGCTATCAAGCGCAACTTTTACGTCGACGATTTTTTATCCGGTGCAGAAGACGAAGAAAAGGCAATCCAGCTGAAAAACCAAGTGGTCGAAATTCTTTCCTCGGCTGGTTTCGAACTCCGTAAATGGTCTTCGAACAACAGAAATCTTCTGCCAAATAACGACAATGATAAAGCTACCCCGGTTCCGGTGAAAATGTTGAATGATAGCGAGACTGTGAAGGCACTGGGAATCAACTGGTATCCATCCGAAGACAAATATGGATTCAAGGTCAACTTCTCCCCATTTAATGTCAATACTAAGCGTCAGATGATTTCAGACTCAGCGCCAGCGGTTGGCGCCAGTAAcggttaa